The Hujiaoplasma nucleasis DNA window TTTTAAGATAAGCAAACCCTTGCCAGTCTGTATGTATACTCCGTTTTTATTAACATCTACGACTTGACCTACAGGATGCTCGGTAGATATTTCTTGATAATCTGCTTTATAGACTTTTAATTTTTGACCATTGATTAGCATTTCAGCGATTGGCCATGGATGCAAACCCCTAACTAAGTCATAACAAACTTTGGCAGGTTGTTTTAAATCAATGATTTTTTCTTCATCTTTTATATGATAAGCATAGGTGACATCTTCAGGATTTTGGGCTAGGGCTTGTAAATTAGTCAATATAAGTTCATCTAATGTTTTTATCAGTAATTTTGAACCTAAATCAGCTAATTTCATTTCTAAAGAACCTACATCATCATTATCTTCTATGACTAATGATTCTTGAGCCAATACAGGTCCAGCATCCATCTTCCTCACCATATACATAATTGAAACACCAGTCTCTTTATCACCATTCATAATAGCCCGATGCATAGGGGTTCCACCTCGATATTTAGGTAATAAGGATGCATGAACATTTATGGCTTTAAACCTTGCATGATTTAAAACTATATCTGGAATAATCTGACCATAAGCAGCGACAATCATAAAATCATAATTGCTTTGTAATATGCATTGATAATCATTCTTTATATTTTCAGGTTGAAAGGTTTTGAGTCCTAACTCAAGTGCTTTATTCTTCACAGGAGTCCCTTGTAATATTTTTTTTC harbors:
- the fmt gene encoding methionyl-tRNA formyltransferase, with the protein product MKVCFMGSMDFAVKILEELNKKFEVDLVVTQPDKPVGRKKILQGTPVKNKALELGLKTFQPENIKNDYQCILQSNYDFMIVAAYGQIIPDIVLNHARFKAINVHASLLPKYRGGTPMHRAIMNGDKETGVSIMYMVRKMDAGPVLAQESLVIEDNDDVGSLEMKLADLGSKLLIKTLDELILTNLQALAQNPEDVTYAYHIKDEEKIIDLKQPAKVCYDLVRGLHPWPIAEMLINGQKLKVYKADYQEISTEHPVGQVVDVNKNGVYIQTGKGLLILKEVQLQGKKRMDIQAFMNGLGKDIFKLNTSI